A single genomic interval of Pyrus communis chromosome 7, drPyrComm1.1, whole genome shotgun sequence harbors:
- the LOC137740794 gene encoding LOW QUALITY PROTEIN: auxin-responsive protein IAA4 (The sequence of the model RefSeq protein was modified relative to this genomic sequence to represent the inferred CDS: deleted 1 base in 1 codon) codes for MTKLVGKSKGNGNDDAAASSMILLKAMSRGSSSTPITNYKHYLFFIVVLLVTLPLTVVKTVKTVEERSHQELKLGLSLSPSAASQQVQYKPTQALSAVPGLLCNNIRGRASDKNLIKPVIQKMNAATADDDYNDIENSSSCRNTRRRLYVKVYMEGHAIGRKLDLLAHHGFHDTIWTLQHMFNTNILWGDDVDRVHSGHYELHVLTYEDEEGDWLIVGDVPWKMFLSAAKRLKITRTFP; via the exons ATGACAAAG TTGGTGGGCAAGAGCAAGGGCAATGGCAATGACGATGCTGCGGCTTCATCAATGATTTTGCTAAAAGCGATGAGCAGAGGCAGCAGCAGCACACCTATAACTAACTACAAGCACTACTTGTTCTTCATCGTCGTCCTCCTTGTCACACTACCACTCACGGTTGTCAAAACAGTTAAAACAGTTGAAGAGAGATCTCACCAAGAACTTAAGCTTGGGCTTAGCTTATCACCCTCTGCAGCCTCTCAACAAGTACAATACAAGCCAACACAAGCCCTTT CCGCTGTCCCTGGCCTTCTATGTAATAATATTAGGGGGAGAGCATCGGACAAGAATTTAATTAAGCCAGTTATTCAGAAGATGAATGCAGCGACAGCAGATGATGATTACAATGATATTGAGAACAGCAGCAGCTGCAGGAACACAAGAAGAAGACTGTATGTCAAGGTTTACATGGAAGGGCATGCCATTGGAAGAAAGCTGGACCTATTAGCCCATCATGGCTTTCATGACACGATATGGACACTC CAACATATGTTCAACACCAACATTCTCT GGGGAGATGATGTGGACAGAGTGCACTCTGGTCATTACGAACTTCATGTTTTGACATATGAGGACGAGGAAGGGGATTGGCTCATAGTTGGTGATGTTCCTTGGAA GATGTTCTTGTCCGCAGCGAAAAGATTGAAGATCACTAGGACTTTTCCATGA